Proteins encoded together in one Balaenoptera ricei isolate mBalRic1 chromosome 2, mBalRic1.hap2, whole genome shotgun sequence window:
- the CELF6 gene encoding CUGBP Elav-like family member 6 — protein MAAAPGGSAPPAGPGPRLGFSTADSGVGMSGLNPGPAVPMKDHDAIKLFVGQIPRGLDEQDLKPLFEEFGRIYELTVLKDRLTGLHKGCAFLTYCARDSALKAQSALHEQKTLPGMNRPIQVKPAASEGRGEDRKLFVGMLGKQQGEEDVRRLFQPFGHIEECTVLRSPDGTSKGCAFVKFGSQGEAQAAIRSLHGSRTMAGASSSLVVKLADTDRERALRRMQQMAGQLGALQSAPLPLGACGAYTTAILQHQAALLAAAQGPGLGPVAAVAAQMQHVAAFSLIAAPLLPAAANSPQGGGPSTLPGLPAPIGVNGFGPLTPQTNGQPGSDSLYNNGLSPYPAQSPGVADPLQQAYAGMHHYAAAYPSAYAPVSTTFPQQPSGLPQQQREGPEGCNLFIYHLPQEFGDAELIQTFLPFGAVVSAKVFVDRATNQSKCFGFVSFDNPTSAQTAIQAMNGFQIGMKRLKVQLKRPKDANRPY, from the exons ATGGCCGCGGCGCCAGGAGGGTCTGCGCCGCCCGCCGGCCCCGGCCCGCGCCTGGGTTTCAGCACCGCGGACAGCGGCGTCGGCATGAGCGGGCTAAACCCGGGTCCTGCCGTGCCCATGAAGGACCACGACGCCATCAAGCTCTTCGTGGGGCAGATCCCGAGGGGCTTGGACGAGCAGGACCTCAAGCCGCTGTTCGAGGAGTTCGGCCGCATCTACGAGCTGACGGTGCTGAAGGACCGGCTCACCGGCCTCCACAAAG GCTGTGCCTTCCTCACCTACTGCGCCCGGGACTCTGCTCTCAAGGCCCAGAGTGCACTGCACGAGCAGAAGACCCTGCCAGGG ATGAATCGTCCCATCCAAGTGAAGCCGGCTGCCAGTGAGGGCCGAGGAG AGGACCGAAAACTGTTTGTGGGTATGCTGGGCAAGCAACAGGGTGAGGAGGACGTCAGACGCCTGTTCCAGCCCTTTGGCCACATCGAGGAGTGCACCGTCTTGCGGAGCCCCGATGGCACCAGTAAAG GCTGTGCCTTTGTGAAGTTCGGGAGTCAAGGCGAAGCTCAGGCGGCCATCCGGAGTCTGCACGGCAGCCGGACCATGGCG GGCGCCTCGTCCAGCCTCGTGGTCAAGCTGGCGGACACGGACCGCGAGCGCGCGCTGCGGCGGATGCAGCAGATGGCGGGCCAGCTGGGTGCCTTGCAGTCGGCGCCGCTGCCGCTGGGGGCCTGCGGAGCCTACACCACCGCT ATCCTGCAGCACCAGGCGGCCCTGCTGGCGGCGGCGCAGGGCCCGGGCCTCGGCCCGGTGGCCGCAGTGGCGGCACAGATGCAGCACGTGGCGGCCTTCAGCCTGATAGCCGCGCCGCTCTTGCCGGCTGCAG CCAACTCCCCGCAGGGCGGTGGCCCCAGCACGCTTCCGGGTCTCCCGGCGCCCATCGGGGTCAATGGATTCGGCCCCCTGACCCCCCAGACCAACGGGCAACCTGGCTcggacagtctctacaataacgGGCTCTCTCCTTACCCAG cccagagTCCCGGCGTGGCTGACCCCCTGCAGCAGGCCTACGCTGGGATGCACCACTACGCAG CAGCCTATCCGTCGGCCTATGCCCCAGTGAGCACAACTTTTCCCCAGCAGCCTTCAGGCCTGCCCCAGCAGCAAAGAGAAG GCCCCGAAGGCTGTAACCTCTTCATCTATCACCTGCCTCAGGAGTTTGGTGATGCAGAACTCATCCAGACATTCCTGCCCTTTGGAGCCGTTGTCTCTGCCAAAGTCTTTGTGGATCGAGCCACCAACCAGAGCAAGTGTTTCG